A section of the Acidimicrobiales bacterium genome encodes:
- a CDS encoding WHG domain-containing protein: MASQTRVAARRGRPPSGESLVRDEVVRAAADLVDLNGWNSLTLAGLARELGRHATSMYAHVDSLEDLRKGISLLAAEELSDKVWSAAIGKIGAEALAAIAREYRSYAEAHPGRTASLSAIDRSDTDFAPRMARLHEPLAATFRSFGLDDAQCASAHQIFGATVNGLVSTGGAHELDQAVALFVVALSTGTWPPSRS; the protein is encoded by the coding sequence ATGGCAAGCCAGACCCGGGTCGCCGCGCGACGGGGGCGCCCGCCGAGCGGAGAGTCGCTGGTGCGCGACGAGGTGGTCCGGGCCGCCGCCGACCTCGTCGACCTGAACGGTTGGAATTCCCTCACCCTCGCCGGCTTGGCCCGTGAGCTCGGGAGGCATGCGACATCGATGTATGCGCACGTGGACAGCCTTGAGGACCTGCGCAAGGGAATCTCCCTCCTGGCCGCCGAGGAGCTTTCGGACAAGGTCTGGTCGGCCGCCATCGGGAAGATCGGAGCCGAGGCTCTCGCCGCTATCGCACGCGAGTATCGGTCCTATGCCGAAGCTCACCCAGGGCGCACCGCCTCCCTATCGGCGATCGACCGCAGCGATACGGACTTTGCCCCCCGGATGGCCCGGCTCCACGAGCCATTGGCGGCGACCTTCCGGTCGTTCGGTCTCGACGACGCCCAATGCGCGTCGGCGCACCAGATCTTCGGCGCGACGGTCAACGGACTGGTCAGCACGGGCGGGGCCCACGAACTGGATCAGGCCGTTGCGCTCTTCGTCGTGGCGCTCTCCACCGGAACCTGGCCTCCATCTCGGAGCTGA
- a CDS encoding HIT family protein, giving the protein MSGWPDDWEQRKRGQDCPMCASIGGGDNEHGFFVAELTFTEVQLERRSRLAGYCVVIWKDGHVTEASDLNDDAAAGYWRDVMSVARVLEAEFKPMKMNLLTLGNWVPHLHTHVLPRYVDDPAPGGPITWADVFAEQPNDEVVLKAQVDQIRVGLGLSQRR; this is encoded by the coding sequence GTGAGCGGCTGGCCGGACGACTGGGAGCAGCGGAAACGCGGACAGGACTGCCCGATGTGCGCCTCCATCGGCGGCGGCGACAACGAACACGGATTCTTCGTGGCCGAACTGACCTTCACCGAGGTGCAGTTGGAGCGGCGCAGCCGCCTCGCCGGGTACTGCGTGGTCATCTGGAAGGACGGCCACGTCACAGAGGCCAGCGACCTCAACGACGATGCCGCCGCGGGCTACTGGCGCGACGTGATGTCGGTGGCCCGCGTCCTCGAGGCCGAGTTCAAGCCGATGAAGATGAACCTGCTGACCCTCGGCAACTGGGTTCCGCATCTACACACCCACGTCCTGCCGCGATACGTGGATGATCCAGCGCCGGGAGGACCCATCACCTGGGCAGACGTTTTCGCCGAGCAGCCCAATGACGAGGTTGTCCTGAAGGCCCAGGTCGATCAGATACGCGTCGGTCTGGGTTTGAGCCAACGACGGTAG